The DNA sequence gagcgtggtggaggacagaaaaagcttgatgCCAAAAATATTGGTCCATTTAGAATCATTTAGAAGATTAATGATAATGCCTATattcttgacctcccacatgagatgaaaatttccaagacaTTTAACGTGGCGGATCTATTTCAATACTACCCTGTTGATGACAATTCGAGGTTGAGTTCTTtgcaagtggaagggaatgacatcGAGCAATTAGTTttggactttacggcagacttggaccggttCTAACTTTTGCTGCTGATGTCTGATAGAGACCCACGATACCTTTTCGAAAAGGGAATTTTGAGATGtatgactttcaaaagtgtgacgagggCCGCAGGCTTGGTCACAAAGTTCAATATGAAAATCCAATCGTTcggggggtcaattttgcattttaattaattttttagatattttaagtattttcttaattttgcatattaggattttgttttttattataaatagtctcccttgactattagaaactcacttttccatttttgagaaatttcaataagacttttagttttCTAACctatcttttttcttatttcgtcttaaccaaacgatattcgttaaaactcctgacggaatttaaatagtcctttaacaataacttttttaaaaaaattatttttttaaattttgagaatCCTATTAATccaactaaattttttatacataaatttattaaatttttattttgatattacaattaaataataaaaaaaataaattaatttcttaaaaaatattttaaaaaagcgCTTTCATGCTActttttaaaatcattaaaagtaaatatatttttattattttgttcttaattataaatactaTTAATCTACATTTAAACAAgcctttaatttatatttataattaggtGAAAGACTGACGTGTAAAAGttttttcaaataaagaaaaaaaattgatataatcaatttttttttgaaataatcaatttcaattaatttaaattaaaatttaattagaaatcttttaaattaataataataaccttGCAAAATCCAACTATTTTTTTCAGATGAAGATcaccaaaatattttttaatataatttcaattCGAATATTTCTAAATGATAATTAAATAGGAAAACAATTACACTGAACTctaaatttctttctttctttttttaataaaattttccaaatacatttcaaaacaaaaaaaaaaaaaaaagacattctatcaaaagcaaaaaaaaaaaaatcaactgagccaactttaactttttatattgctaaaaaaggggaaaaaaaacctAAAAATAATACTAAAGAGAGATTATGCCCATTTGGCTAGCAAGGACATACAACCCATACCAACAAGAACAGAAATGCTAGCACCAAGCTGCAACCTAAAATTGGATTGAAATTTAGGTTTCATAAAATCTTCAGCGAGCAGATCAACAAGTGCCAAGTATATTAATATCCCAGCAGCTGCTGAATTCAATACTCCTTCCACTATTAGAGCTGTTGGACTATTCTCATTATAACTTTGTGTTATTCCCATCCCTATTCCTATTCCAATTGGTGTTGTCAATGAGTAAAATATCACCATTACCACCATTGATTGAGCTTTGAATTTTGCCTGCATAAAAATTTTCCTTTCAATATTAGCACAACCCTTTTGTTatccaataaattttttttatttttgtttctatgatttttaaaaatttatttatctacTTTCACAGTTCAAATATATTTGCTAAAAGAATTTTGAAGTTAAAATGTAAGAATGTTTAACTTAGCTTGAGAAAAGAAATGAACCTGAGAAATGCATCCACCAAGACCCATGCCTTCAAAGAATTGATGGAAAGTCAGTGCTGCTATTAAGGGTTTGATTGTGTTGATGCTTTCTGAAACTCCCAATGATATCCCAATTATCACTGAATGAACCAAAATTCCCAACTCCAATACCTTCTCAACCAGCAGAAAACGCATCAATAACAATGGAATATAATAGAAACAGAAAAGTACTTGCTTAAACTGAGCCCACGtttcaattaaactaatatgtctgaaattcataaaatttatatatttatattacagGTCTATATGAACTCGATCCATATGAATCGATCTAGataaaatttattctaaaaatatattaatgtacAACATAAACAAATCaatcacaaaataaaaaaacttcTCTAAAATCCTATTCATAATGAATTTTCATGGAGTTTAATATGAATACgatctaaataataattttttgacaGACACATCGATCCCTGAACTACTAGTCTAATGACAATTGcagtaatgatgtttatgttcacatACCTGTGATACAATTCTATGCCTGAAATGACTAGACGTCGAAGAAGCATCTGTAATTAAGGCAGAGCCATGAGCATGGCCATGGGAGGCATGGGTATGAACATGGACATGTCCCTCATGCTTTCTTTCCATCTCTTCATTTCCACTCACAGGCAAAGCCTTTTCAAAATGCAACCTTCTATAATAACTGGTAGCAAATGAATCGATCATCATTGTCATAACTGCAGACACCATTGCTACGAAACCTGCAAATGGGAACTCACTCCATGGCTTTTCGTTAAGACAAGGGCTTGTTAAGCTCTTGTATGCATCTGGGAATATGTGAACAAACCCGGTTGAGAGAATCACACCAGCAGAAAAGGCCTTTATGAGGAagaaaaaactcttttctgggtTTAAAGGTGAAATTTTCTTGCCAAAAATTGGGATAGTAACACCAAGTGCACTTGCGATGAGAATGGAGGAAATTGCCACCAGCTTATATCTGATCGTCTTGGTCTTGTCATTCTCTTCTGGGTCTTGATCACATGTGCACTCTGAATATGCTAAAAGAGGAAgacaaagaagagaaagaggaaaGGAAAGGGAAACAATGGAGGAAAGATTCTTCATAgctagagagagagagtgatggAGAGGTGGAGGCGTTGATGGGGTTTTTAAGGAGGAGTTGCAGAAGAGTGAGCGGAGGAAGTCAAAGGAAGGGAATggaaagaaatataaaaatggCGACATGTGTTTGCATGAAGAGTGAGAATGGCTTGGTAGAGAGAAGACAAGTGTATCATTGTATAAATAAATGACGACATTATGAGTTAATACAGAGTTTTAATTGCATTCAAAATCTTAATTAGATTTCTCAACCTCTATCGCTATCGCTATCTCTCTCTTTTGGTTGGCTTAATAAGGAAAATGCGTAAGAAAATACTTTTGTGATTGAggtgagattttttttaaagaaatctcAGATACAAAAGTGTAATGAATAGAATTCCATTCAAAAACTGATAGTTTTGTTGACGGAAAAGCAGGTgagatttcttttttattattttaatgtgcTATTAATcaactaattatatatatatataattattaaaaatatatatttgtacgagtattaatttttaactattaattatatataaaaatatatttattttaatacattaattaatgattaaatacCTATGTTTTTTTAGcatgtatatataaaataagataaatgaatatttaagattttaaagaaaatgttaccgaaaaataatttaaatatattaatacatataattttgagaaataaaaatgaatttgaaattaatagGAATAATAGAATATGGATAACTTAGAGTAATTGCATTTTTCTTAATCcaattaaaattctaattacGAATATATTGACTTTTGAAGATATATAGGCTTTACTCAATACTGTTAgttattttagtaattataaAGTGTTTTAACAtatcttaattattttaataataattagttaaaatttaatatatatatatatatatatatatatatgatattctgaaatccagaaaatagggttttacagtaTGAAGGTAAGTTTAGTCTGGGAAAATCCCTTCTCTCCCCCTTTATCATTTTTCCTTTTGTCTTCTACGCATAACTGCCATCCTGCTACAGTGTCATCTGTACCTATCACTCAGACCCGTACGTACGGACACGCAAGCGTACCCTTCTCTattaggcggccatttaattcccccagCACGCATGCTGATAGGGCTGCGAGGTGACTAGGCCTACTCTCCTACCTTCCATCACATCACCGGGCTAGGCCATCCCCTAGTGGACCCGCGCATGGATTAATTTGGCCTGTCTTAGTCACAGGCTGGAGTATGCGACACTGGGTCGATCTGCTTTAGAGGATTCTAATGGGCTTTGGGTTTATGCTTTTCTCCAGGGCCCGGCCTCACCCCAGGTGTAAAAAGGCCAGTGGTCATcaagtgcccctttacctcctcagtagTTATTCCCTGAGTAATGAGAGGGTAAATCCCTAGGCCCCATTATGACCGCGTGGCCCGAGAGAGGCTCCTGTTAAAAATGTCATTTCTCTGCCTTTACTCTTTTCAAATTCAAACTCCTCGTTTCTctctagactcttcttctcGCTTTGCTCTCTGTACTTCGTTTCTCTCTTCTCCCGCAAAATTTTTTTCGAGGTACGTCTTCTGTTCTCTAATGGCTATCCCTAGAATTTCTCCTGTTGTAAATCTGACGTCTACCATCACCTCTGCATCCTTTTCTATCTTCTTTTCTCGGGAATACCTAGATACCTCCCTCTATCGCATTAGGGCTCCCCACCGTAACGAGAGGATCGTTTCTCCCATTCCTCCATCGCCGGGTTTGATTGATGCCCAGCGGGATCGCAACTTGGTCTT is a window from the Manihot esculenta cultivar AM560-2 chromosome 16, M.esculenta_v8, whole genome shotgun sequence genome containing:
- the LOC110604183 gene encoding zinc transporter 1, which codes for MKNLSSIVSLSFPLSLLCLPLLAYSECTCDQDPEENDKTKTIRYKLVAISSILIASALGVTIPIFGKKISPLNPEKSFFFLIKAFSAGVILSTGFVHIFPDAYKSLTSPCLNEKPWSEFPFAGFVAMVSAVMTMMIDSFATSYYRRLHFEKALPVSGNEEMERKHEGHVHVHTHASHGHAHGSALITDASSTSSHFRHRIVSQVLELGILVHSVIIGISLGVSESINTIKPLIAALTFHQFFEGMGLGGCISQAKFKAQSMVVMVIFYSLTTPIGIGIGMGITQSYNENSPTALIVEGVLNSAAAGILIYLALVDLLAEDFMKPKFQSNFRLQLGASISVLVGMGCMSLLAKWA